The following are encoded in a window of Hevea brasiliensis isolate MT/VB/25A 57/8 unplaced genomic scaffold, ASM3005281v1 Scaf236, whole genome shotgun sequence genomic DNA:
- the LOC131176778 gene encoding ankyrin repeat-containing protein BDA1-like — MDKRWAEAAREGNIPELYNLIQEDTDVLENIDRKAFVDTPLHIAALQGHIEFAMEVMNLKPSFSKKLNKDGLSPMHLAVQNDHMLVVMWLIDVDRNLVRVKGKGGFTPLHYAAEKGNLNILREFYRGCPESIKDVTFQGDTVFHIAVKNHQKDAFELLLMKWLRWSSFEDAHFWERELLNWKNKGGETVLHIAASENGWNNQRQVLKMLLRCRARTDIEDLAGLTAMEILRDQVRLTERQIWNMQAAGAGFLFPLILFYKRVISLAHSVRQEAQTPRSRPLEWKLWRRRKWKSSEKRNIELVVDTLVATAVFQASLSPPGGLWQGTANADINSPMRVNNSSTTSAATSTHFTGTSVMSRTDFHIFFFANLVLLAVTACRMTAHLMHDDGGPSFSLLSVNWVIFSYLFSLTIITPNKEKMDSSIFRITLYIFAVYSLIALFAVYFVKYISVPSEPRVKPRRRRVKIRDRKDWW, encoded by the exons ATGGACAAGAGGTGGGCTGAGGCAGCTCGAGAAGGAAATATTCCTGAATTGTATAATCTAATCCAGGAGGATACAGATGTCTTGGAAAACATCGACAGGAAAGCTTTTGTTGATACTCCGCTGCACATAGCTGCTTTACAAGGGCACATTGAATTCGCGATGGAGGTTATGAACCTGAAGCCATCTTTTTCTAAGAAGTTAAACAAAGATGGTCTTAGCCCCATGCACCTTGCTGTGCAAAATGACCACATGCTAGTGGTGATGTGGCTCATAGATGTTGATCGAAACCTTGTCCGTGTCAAAGGAAAGGGAGGTTTCACTCCTTTGCATTATGCAGCTGAAAAAGGAAACTTGAACATTTTGAGAGAATTTTATAGAGGTTGCCCCGAATCTATCAAAGATGTTACCTTTCAAGGCGATACTGTTTTTCACATTGCAGTAAAGAACCACCAAAAGGATGCTTTTGAATTGTTGTTGATGAAATGGCTTAGGTGGTCTTCATTCGAAGATGCCCATTTTTGGGAAAGAGAGCTCCTCAACTGGAAAAACAAGGGAGGTGAAACCGTGCTGCACATTGCTGCTTCGGAGAATGGATGGAATAATCAACGCCAG GTACTAAAAATGTTGCTGCGATGTCGTGCTAGAACTGATATAGAAGATCTTGCTGGTTTGACGGCTATGGAAATCCTGAGAGACCAAGTTCGATTAACGGAAAGACAAATTTGGAATATGCAAGCAGCCGGTGCAGGATTTTTGTTtccattaatattattttataaaagagTGATATCTCTTGCACATTCAGTCCGTCAGGAAGCTCAGACACCGAGATCAAGGCCTTTGGAGTGGAAATTATGGCGGAGGAGGAAATGGAAATCCAGTGAGAAGCGCAATATAGAGCTGGTAGTTGATACACTGGTTGCAACAGCCGTCTTCCAGGCATCACTGAGTCCACCTGGTGGACTTTGGCAGGGTACTGCTAATGCTGATATTAATTCGCCTATGCGCGTCAATAACTCTTCAACTACTTCTGCAGCAACTTCTACACACTTCACGGGTACATCAGTAATGTCTAGGACCGActttcatatatttttctttgCAAACTTGGTCTTGCTCGCCGTAACAGCTTGTCGAATGACCGCACATCTTATGCATGACGACGGCGGACCATCATTTAGTCTTTTATCTGTTAATTGGGTGATTTTTTCTTACTTGTTTTCATTGACAATCATAACACCGAACAAGGAAAAGATGGACTCTAGCATCTTTAGGATTACTCTTTATATATTTGCTGTATATTCCCTTATTGCATTATTCGCAGTATATTTTGTTAAGTACATATCAGTACCTAGCGAGCCTAGAGTAAAACCAAGAAGACGTCGCGTGAAAATTCGGGACAGGAAAGATTGGTGGTAA